TACCTTTACTCTGAAGAGTGAACCCATGGTGGCCTGAACTACCTTGGGATTGTATAGCTCAACGGTGTCCTGCGAGCAGACCATGGTTTTTATTCCAAACCAGTCGGCAATCCGGAGAATGGTTCCCAGGTTCCCCGGGTCCGAAATCCGGTCGAGCATCAGAACCAGGTCATCGAAATCAGTCTTTTTTATAGTGTATTCAGCCATTTTTACAACAGCCAGCGCTTCATTGGGCGTCTTCAGGGTGCTGATCCGCCCCAGTTCAGATGGTGAAACAATGCTGAGATGTGGCGAACGGGCAAATTGCTTGCCCGGCATTTCCTTTAACCATGATTCGTAACCATAAATGCCATGAACCTGAAAATCAGATTTGAGCAACTCATTCACCATTTTTACCCCTTCCACCAAAAATAAACCTTTCTCATTCCGGTATTTTTGAAGATGAAGCGATCGGATTTCCTTAATTTGCGATGCTGAAAGCATGTAAATATTTTTTTAATCAATGGCAAAAGTAACCCAAGTTTACAGAATGAAAATTATCAGTTTCGGAATTATTATCCATATTGCTGAACACTTTAAAGCGAGTGGTGTTTTTTTACCAAATTTAGATTTATTCATTCAAAAAATTAAAGCATGGCAAAAATTACATTGCAGGGTAATCCTTGCAGTACTGTGGGTAATCTACCTGCACTTGGGACAAAATCACCGGCATTCAGCCTGGTAAAATCTGACCTCAGTTCACTTAGTCTTGAAGATTTGAAGGGGAAGAAAGTTGTTCTCAACATATTCCCAAGTCTTGAAACTGGCGTTTGCGCCGCTTCGATTCGCAGATTCAACGCTGAAGCAGCAAAATTGAAAAATACAGTAGTTGTTTGCGTTTCTAAAGATCTGCCATTTGCTCACAAACGTTTTTGTACCACCGAGGGCATCGAAAACGTGGTTACAGCCTCCAATTTCAGAGATGGTAGCTTTGGTAACGATTATGGCGTGACTATCCTTGATGGCCCGTTTGAAGGACTGAATGCAAGATCGGTCGTTGTTTTAGATGAAGAAGGCATAGTGAAATACACCGAACAAGTTCCTGAAATAGCCCAGGAGCCAGATTACGAAGCTGCATTGAAGGCAGTTTAAGAAAGTATTCAGTCGGCAGTTCCCAGTCGGCAGTAAAAAAAATGCCACCCGGTTTTTCCTGGTGGCATTTTTAATTTTTGATGGACAGAGGGACTATTCGGCAAGTACCTCAAAATTTACGATTGCTTTGATCTCTCTGAAGAGGTGAACTTTAGCAGTGTAGGTACCGGTCTCTTTAATGTTGTCGCCGTCAACGTCAATCTTTTTGCGGTCAATGTCATAGCCTTTTTCTTTGAGGGCTTCGGCAATCTGAATCGAGTTGACCGATCCGAAGATCTTTCCTGATGTTCCGGCTTTTGCTCCAATTTTCAACTCGAGTTTTTCGAGCAGCTTCTGTGTGGTTTCGGCATCTTTACGCAGCTTTTGTTCTTTGAACGATTTCTGACGCTGCACTTCGGCCAGTACTTTGCGGTTGGTTTCGGTGGCCAGAATTGCTAAACCCTGAGGAATAAGGTAATTCCTGGCGTAACCGTTTTTCACTTTTACGATCTCGTTTTGGTAGCCGAGATTATCTACATCTTGTTTCAAAATTACTTCCATGATTTTACCCTCCTATTTAAGTAAGTCAGCAACATAAGGCATTAAAGCAAGGTGGCGGGCACGTTTGATGGCCTGCGACACTTTTTTCTGGTACTTGGTGGATGTACCGGTAAGGCGGCGTGGCAAAATTTTGCCCTGCTCGTTAACAAATTTCAGCAGAAAGTCTGCGTCTTTGTAGTCAATGTATTTGATCCCTGATTTTTTGAAGCGGCAGTATTTTTTCTTTTTTACATCTACTGCAATCGGGGTTAAAAATTTAATATCTGAATTCGGTTGTGCCATGTGATTTAATGTTTAAAGGTTACTGATTTAGTTTGCTTCTTCCTTAACGGCTTCTTTTGATTTTGCCCGCTTCTTGTCGTTGTAGACAACAGCGTGTTTGTCAAGTCTAACGGTAAGGAAACGGATCACACGTTCATCGCGTTTGAGCGCCAGTTCTACTTCGGCGATCAACTCGCCGCCGGCTCTGTACTCGATAAGGTGATAAAATCCGGTGGACTTTTTCTGGATCGGGTAGGCCAGCTTGCGCATACCCCAGTGTTCCTCATGAACAACCTCAGCACCCTTGGATCTCAACATGTCCTGGTACTTCTTTACCGCTTCCTTCATCTGTTCTTCAGACAAAACGGGAGTTAAAATGAAAACGGTTTCATACTGGTTTAACATCTTGTTTTTGTTTAAGTTAGTAAAATGATCATTAAATTTTAAAAGTGGGCGCAAAATTAGTATTCTTTTTCTTATCTACCATATTGATGGTGTTTTTTTTACAAAAAATCATCCCCATTCCTTTTCCGCTTCACCCTGATATTTAATCCGGATGCTGGAATAACTGGTTAAAGCTGCGTTAATTAGATTGCAGGTATTGAGGATTTTGGCTGAAAAAATGGTGTTGAGATCATGTGAAGCGATGGGCAAAATATTCACCTGGCTTGCAAATCGGTGTGAGATTGAATTTGCCATTTAACGAAAAATATGACTTTGCCAAATCAATTTCTCTTACTCTTTCCTCACCACCTCCATCGTGTAGTTGGCTGCCATTGCTGACAGCGCTCCAATGGCTGCCAGCACGGGTAAAGTATTGTGCCAATTACTCCGATTGCAACCGGAATTTCAAGGTAGGTCTTGCTTTCCTCGCTTTTGATGATGATACGATTTACATTGCCCTCGTGAATGATTTCTTTGATTATTTTTCAGCAGGTCTTCGCCCTTTACGCTGAGTGTGGTGTTTTTGCTCATGTCAATTTTCTGTTTAATTCAATTCGCCATTTTCCATTAAATACAATTCAATTGCTTCCTTGACTCTATCCTGTAGTTTGTCAAAAGATTTTGCCTGAGTATGGCAACCAGGCAGTTCTGAAACACTTGCAACCAGGTAACCCTCCGAATCCTTTTCAATTATCACTTTGAACTCTCTTTTCATGGGTAATGTGAATTAATAATTCCATCGACAAATTATGCAATATTGATTAGATCAGCCAATTCGAATATCGAAAATCAATACTTCTCAGCCTTTTGCTCAAAGGACTATCTATCATTATCTCCTGAAGAACACCTTTTTTAAATTCTCAAACGTAATTTTCAATTAAATTTGCCGGATAAGAATCGAACATTAAAAGCAAATCTAATCATCAATTTTAATTTTTATGAACAAGATTACTTTACCTCTAATTGCATTTTTTATGGCATTTCAAACCATTTCGGCACAGCCTGCAGGCGAAATTCAACTTCCTCAGCCAAAAAAATCGGGGGGTATGCCTCTCTTTGAAGCATTAAACAACAGACATTCGTCAAGAGAATTTTCGGAAAAAGAACTTGACTTACAAACCCTTTCCACCCTTTTATGGTCGGCGCATGGATTTAACCGCATGGAAGATAAAAAGCGCACCACGCCAACATCGCGCAACAAGCAGGAAATGGAAGTTTATGTGGCCATGAAAAGCGGGCTATATCTCTATAATGCCTGGGAAAACAAGTTAGTGCTTAAAGTGGCTGAGGATATCCGCGCTGCAACCGGGTTGCAGGATTATGTGGCTTCTGCACCGGTCAACCTGATCTTCGTTGCCAACATGGAAAAGGTGGAAGACCCTGCATCAGAGCGGCAATTGATGGCGTCGCACATCAATACCGGATACATTGCCCAAAATGTTTACCTCTTTTGCGCTTCCGAAGGGCTGGTCACTGTTTCGCGCGCCTGGTTCGATTATGATACGCTGTCCGGCGCCATGAAAATCAATCCGCTGCAGAAAATTATTCTTTGCCAGACTGTCGGGTATGCCGCAGAATAAATTGTTGATTTCAACCATTTAACTGAATGTTTGCCTGACCTGAAAATGAAAGGATTACATATAACCACAATAGGCACAGTAGGTCACATTAGTATCCTTTGGTTGTGAAATCAATTTTTCAGATATTCTAATGTGTCCTAATGTGTCTAATGTGGTGATAAACAAACAGAAAAAGAAGGAAGCATTATTGATATTAACGTTTAAGATAAAAAGGCTACAGGAAAACCATATCCTCCTTTGAAGTGGTCTTTTCGCAATAGTGGCAGCTCAGTTTTAAGCCGCCTTCCTCTTCAATCACATCAAATTTTGTTACGACGCTTTCGTGGTTAGTGATGCAATTGGGATTGAAACACTTGACGATTTTTTCGACATATTTCGGAATTTCCACCTGCGTTTTGGTAACCACTTTGTAATCTTTGATGACGATAAGTGTAGCTGTAGGGGCAACAAGAGCTATCTTGTTGATTTCTTCACTTTTGAAGAAAATATTGCTCACTTTGATGATCCCTTTTTTGCCATATTTTTTACTGTCGAGGTTGGTACCAAACAGGATTTGCTCTTCCATCCGGTCAAGCCCCAAAATTCTGATCACCCGGAATAAACTTTTGGCAGGAATATGATCTATCACTGTGCCGTTTTCGATGGCTGATACTTTCAGCTCTTTTCTTTGGTCTGTATTTTCCATGATTTTTTACCCTTTTTAGTTTTAAAACAAATCACTCTTTTACCCCCAGAATTGTTGCTAACAGCGCCTGGCGAACATATACCCCGTTGAGCGCCTGCTGAAAATAATAGGCTTTGGGGTTGCTGTCCACGTCCTCGGCAATTTCGTTCACACGTGGCAGGGGATGTAAAATCCGCATATTTTCGCGTGCATTGGCAAGCATGGAGTTATCGAGGTTGTAAGCATTTTTCACTTTTTCATATTCGATAGGATCGCTGAATCGCTCGCGCTGAATGCGGGTCATATAAATGATATCAGCCTGGGGGATCACTTCCATCAGGTCGGTGTATTGATGATAAACCAATTTTTTTTCTTTGATGTGTCTTTTGACGTAGCTTGGCAATTTCAGCTCAATCGGCGAAACCAGGTGAAAGGTAGTGTTGAACTGGGTGAGCGCCATGGTGAGCGAGTGGACGGTACGCCCGTATTTCAGGTCGCCGATGAAGGCGATGTTCAGGTTGTCGAGTGTTCCCTGGGTTTTTTTGATCGAGTACATGTCGAGCAGGGTCTGGGTTGGATGCTGATTTGCGCCGTCGCCTGCATTGATAACCGGAACCGGGGACACTTCAGCTGCCCAGCGGGCGCTCCCTTCACGCGGATGACGCATCACAATGATGTCCGAATAACTGCTCACCGTAAGGATGGTGTCCTTGAGCGTTTCGCCTTTGGAAACGCTGGTTGATGCAGCAGAGGAAAACCCGATAACTTTGGCGCCAAGACGCGAAGCTGCACTTTCGAAACTTAGGCGTGTCCGGGTGGAAGGCTCGAAGAAAAGGGTGGCAACGACATAATCCTCAAGGATTTTTTGGGTGGGATTTTCCTCAAATTCGGCAGCAAGCTCGAGAATGCGAAGTTGCTCTTCTTTTGAAAAATCATTGATCGAGATCAGGTTTCTGTTTTTCATCGCAATGGATTTTTATGTTAGACTTTGGATTTTTTCGGGCAAAAAAAAGAAGTATCCCACAGGAGATACTTCTGAATCTTTATTGGTTACAAACTCTATCTTGAAAAAGATCATTTGTTTTTTTAGGCAGCAAAATTAACTGAAAAGGTGGCTTTGGCAACATTGATTTTTAAGTTTTTATTAACAACTAATCCAAACCTTTGAATGCGCCTGCTTTTTGTGATCAACGCTGATATCATTTGCAATGCTCAGTTTTTCCCTATTTTTGCCGGATGATCATAATAGACAACACCACGATTTCGGACGACCTGGAGAGCATTCAGTTTGTCTGCAATGTGAAAAAATGCAAAGGCGCCTGCTGCGTGGCCGGAGATGCCGGCGCGCCGCTGCTCGAGGAGGAGATCGGGCAACTGGAGGACGGATTGGAAGAAATCAGGAAATATATGACCGAAGCCGGAATCAGGGTAGTTGACGCGAATGGCGTGATTGATTATGATGTGGCCGGTGAATTTGTAACTCCGTTGATTAATGGTCGTGAATGTGCCTTTGCCAATTTCACCGACGGCGTTGCCTGGTGTGCCATCGAAAAGGCTTTCGAAGAGGGAAAGATCAAATTCAGGAAACCGGTTTCTTGTCATCTTTATCCTGTAAGGATCACAAAATACGCTGCTTATGATGCAGTGAACTATCATGCCTGGGAGATTTGCCGTCCGGCGCTGGTGCATGGAAAGCGGTTGGGCGTGCCACTCTATGTCTTCCTTAAAGATTCACTGATCCGCCGTTATGGGAAAACCTGGTACAGCAAGTTGGAGAAAGAGGTTGCACAGATTAAAAAGAACCGAAAATAATCCTAACCTGGATAAACCAGAAACTACTCCGTAGGAGTCCTGTGGACAACATGCAATAAAAAAATCTCTCCATAGCAGTCCTATGGACAAATAAAACTCTCCATAGGAGTCCTTTGGACAATGCACAAAGGTTCAAAAATCCAAACAGTGAAGCAAGGAATGTGGAGCAGTTTGGGTTATTGAATTTTTTAATTTCGTATTTGTTTGTCTTTTGTCTTTTGACATTTTCCTATGGATGCCTTCGGCAGAATATTATGCCAAAAACAGACACAAAGTAGAAAAGTAATTACTTACATGCCCGGTTGATTGCCTCAAGCCGTTGCAGTAGCGGAGGATGCGAATAACTCACGAACACCACGGCAGGATGTGGTCGCAGGTTACTCAGGTTTTTTACAGACAACTTTTTCAGTGCCTCCATCATGCTGTTTTTATCAAAATTCATTGCCGCAAAACGGTCCGCAGCATATTCGTTTTTCCTCGAAATCAGATTCATGATGATTCCAAGCACCATTGAAATTGGGCTGTAAAGGATTCCAAAAGCGAGAACCCCCATGTGAAAACTTCCATTTTCTGCTCCAAGTGCCTGAGAAAGGAGGGGGTTACCAATGAATTGTTGAAGAATGTAGAGTAAAATTCCAGTCTGAGCCATCCCGAGCAGCATTCCGGTAAGGGTATGTTTTTTTTTGTAATGACCGATTTCATGGGCAAGCACAGCCACCAACTCGTTTACCGTGTGATT
This window of the Bacteroidales bacterium genome carries:
- a CDS encoding RNA methyltransferase codes for the protein MLSASQIKEIRSLHLQKYRNEKGLFLVEGVKMVNELLKSDFQVHGIYGYESWLKEMPGKQFARSPHLSIVSPSELGRISTLKTPNEALAVVKMAEYTIKKTDFDDLVLMLDRISDPGNLGTILRIADWFGIKTMVCSQDTVELYNPKVVQATMGSLFRVKVVYEDISKVLSTFAQTIPKYGALLDGENIYAKALPGKAVIIIGNESHGISQEVRSLVDHPLMIPAMANGAESLNASVAAAVICSEFRRKELRLK
- the tpx gene encoding thiol peroxidase, whose translation is MAKITLQGNPCSTVGNLPALGTKSPAFSLVKSDLSSLSLEDLKGKKVVLNIFPSLETGVCAASIRRFNAEAAKLKNTVVVCVSKDLPFAHKRFCTTEGIENVVTASNFRDGSFGNDYGVTILDGPFEGLNARSVVVLDEEGIVKYTEQVPEIAQEPDYEAALKAV
- a CDS encoding 50S ribosomal protein L9, translating into MEVILKQDVDNLGYQNEIVKVKNGYARNYLIPQGLAILATETNRKVLAEVQRQKSFKEQKLRKDAETTQKLLEKLELKIGAKAGTSGKIFGSVNSIQIAEALKEKGYDIDRKKIDVDGDNIKETGTYTAKVHLFREIKAIVNFEVLAE
- a CDS encoding 30S ribosomal protein S18 — encoded protein: MAQPNSDIKFLTPIAVDVKKKKYCRFKKSGIKYIDYKDADFLLKFVNEQGKILPRRLTGTSTKYQKKVSQAIKRARHLALMPYVADLLK
- a CDS encoding 30S ribosomal protein S6; this encodes MLNQYETVFILTPVLSEEQMKEAVKKYQDMLRSKGAEVVHEEHWGMRKLAYPIQKKSTGFYHLIEYRAGGELIAEVELALKRDERVIRFLTVRLDKHAVVYNDKKRAKSKEAVKEEAN
- a CDS encoding type II toxin-antitoxin system HicB family antitoxin, whose translation is MKREFKVIIEKDSEGYLVASVSELPGCHTQAKSFDKLQDRVKEAIELYLMENGELN
- a CDS encoding SagB/ThcOx family dehydrogenase, with protein sequence MNKITLPLIAFFMAFQTISAQPAGEIQLPQPKKSGGMPLFEALNNRHSSREFSEKELDLQTLSTLLWSAHGFNRMEDKKRTTPTSRNKQEMEVYVAMKSGLYLYNAWENKLVLKVAEDIRAATGLQDYVASAPVNLIFVANMEKVEDPASERQLMASHINTGYIAQNVYLFCASEGLVTVSRAWFDYDTLSGAMKINPLQKIILCQTVGYAAE
- a CDS encoding aspartate carbamoyltransferase regulatory subunit; amino-acid sequence: MENTDQRKELKVSAIENGTVIDHIPAKSLFRVIRILGLDRMEEQILFGTNLDSKKYGKKGIIKVSNIFFKSEEINKIALVAPTATLIVIKDYKVVTKTQVEIPKYVEKIVKCFNPNCITNHESVVTKFDVIEEEGGLKLSCHYCEKTTSKEDMVFL
- the pyrB gene encoding aspartate carbamoyltransferase, whose translation is MKNRNLISINDFSKEEQLRILELAAEFEENPTQKILEDYVVATLFFEPSTRTRLSFESAASRLGAKVIGFSSAASTSVSKGETLKDTILTVSSYSDIIVMRHPREGSARWAAEVSPVPVINAGDGANQHPTQTLLDMYSIKKTQGTLDNLNIAFIGDLKYGRTVHSLTMALTQFNTTFHLVSPIELKLPSYVKRHIKEKKLVYHQYTDLMEVIPQADIIYMTRIQRERFSDPIEYEKVKNAYNLDNSMLANARENMRILHPLPRVNEIAEDVDSNPKAYYFQQALNGVYVRQALLATILGVKE
- a CDS encoding DUF3109 family protein, with product MIIIDNTTISDDLESIQFVCNVKKCKGACCVAGDAGAPLLEEEIGQLEDGLEEIRKYMTEAGIRVVDANGVIDYDVAGEFVTPLINGRECAFANFTDGVAWCAIEKAFEEGKIKFRKPVSCHLYPVRITKYAAYDAVNYHAWEICRPALVHGKRLGVPLYVFLKDSLIRRYGKTWYSKLEKEVAQIKKNRK